A region of Streptomyces sp. WMMC500 DNA encodes the following proteins:
- a CDS encoding MBL fold metallo-hydrolase, which translates to MSGARVDHLVTSGTFSLDGGTWDVDNNVWIVGDDAEALVIDAAHDAAAIAAAVGDRRVTAIVCTHAHDDHIDAAPALAAATGAPVLLHPDDRVLWEMTHPDRAPDGALADGQTLTVGGTELTVLHTPGHAPGAVCLYAPELGTVFTGDTLFHGGPGATGRSYSDRPTIEASIRARLLTLPPETVVRTGHGESTTIGAEAAGAREW; encoded by the coding sequence GTGAGCGGCGCCCGCGTCGACCACCTGGTCACCTCCGGTACGTTCTCGCTCGACGGCGGCACCTGGGACGTCGACAACAACGTGTGGATCGTCGGCGACGACGCCGAGGCGCTCGTCATCGACGCCGCCCACGACGCCGCCGCCATCGCCGCCGCCGTCGGCGACCGCCGCGTGACCGCCATCGTCTGCACCCACGCCCACGACGACCACATCGACGCCGCCCCCGCGCTCGCGGCCGCGACCGGCGCGCCGGTCCTCCTCCACCCCGACGACCGGGTGCTGTGGGAGATGACCCACCCCGACCGCGCCCCGGACGGCGCCCTCGCGGACGGCCAGACGCTGACGGTCGGGGGCACGGAGCTGACGGTCCTGCACACCCCGGGCCACGCGCCGGGCGCCGTCTGCCTGTACGCGCCGGAGCTGGGCACCGTCTTCACCGGCGACACCCTCTTCCACGGTGGTCCGGGCGCGACCGGCCGCTCGTACTCCGACCGCCCGACGATCGAGGCGTCGATCCGCGCGCGGCTGCTGACGCTACCGCCGGAGACGGTGGTACGGACCGGCCACGGCGAGTCGACCACGATCGGAGCGGAGGCCGCCGGGGCGCGGGAGTGGTGA
- a CDS encoding S-(hydroxymethyl)mycothiol dehydrogenase, with amino-acid sequence MPQDVRAVVARAKNEPVQITTVVVPDPGPGEAVVAVQACGVCHTDLHYREGGINDDFPFLLGHEAAGVVESVGDGVTEVAPGDFVVLNWRAVCGRCRACERGRPWYCFDTHNATQKMTLQDGTELAPALGIGAFAEKTLVAAGQCTKVDPEASPAAAGLLGCGVMAGLGAALNTGAVGRGDSVAVIGCGGVGGAAVMGARLAGAGKIIAIDVDERKLTTATGLGATHTVDAREADPVEAVRDLTGGHGADVVIEAVGRPETYKQAFYARDLAGTVVLVGVPTPEMTLELPLLDVFGRGGALKSSWYGDCLPSRDFPMLIDLYRQGRLDLDAFVSETIELDGVEAAFARMQAGDVLRSVVIL; translated from the coding sequence ATGCCTCAGGACGTACGAGCCGTCGTCGCGCGTGCGAAGAACGAGCCCGTGCAGATCACCACCGTCGTCGTGCCCGACCCCGGGCCCGGCGAGGCCGTGGTCGCGGTGCAGGCGTGCGGGGTGTGCCATACGGATCTGCACTACCGCGAGGGCGGCATCAACGACGACTTTCCCTTCCTCCTCGGCCACGAGGCGGCGGGCGTCGTGGAGTCCGTCGGCGACGGCGTCACCGAGGTGGCGCCGGGCGACTTCGTCGTCCTCAACTGGCGTGCCGTGTGCGGCCGGTGCCGGGCGTGTGAGCGGGGGCGGCCCTGGTACTGCTTCGACACCCACAACGCCACGCAGAAGATGACCCTCCAGGACGGCACCGAGCTGGCGCCCGCGCTGGGCATCGGCGCGTTCGCGGAGAAGACGCTCGTCGCCGCCGGCCAGTGCACGAAGGTCGACCCCGAGGCGTCCCCCGCCGCGGCCGGGCTGCTCGGCTGCGGCGTGATGGCCGGTCTCGGTGCCGCGCTCAACACCGGCGCCGTCGGCCGCGGCGACTCCGTCGCCGTCATCGGCTGCGGCGGCGTCGGCGGGGCCGCCGTCATGGGCGCGCGGCTGGCGGGCGCCGGGAAGATCATCGCGATCGACGTGGACGAGCGGAAGCTGACCACCGCGACGGGCCTGGGCGCCACGCACACGGTCGACGCCCGTGAGGCCGATCCCGTCGAGGCGGTACGGGACCTCACCGGCGGCCACGGCGCCGACGTCGTCATCGAGGCGGTCGGCCGCCCGGAGACGTACAAGCAGGCGTTCTACGCCCGTGACCTCGCCGGCACCGTCGTCCTCGTCGGCGTGCCGACGCCCGAGATGACGCTGGAGCTGCCGCTGCTCGACGTCTTCGGCCGCGGCGGCGCACTGAAGTCCTCCTGGTACGGCGACTGCCTGCCGTCCCGCGACTTCCCCATGCTCATCGACCTCTACCGGCAGGGCCGGCTCGACCTCGACGCCTTCGTCTCCGAGACCATCGAACTCGACGGCGTGGAGGCCGCCTTCGCCCGGATGCAGGCGGGCGACGTGCTGCGCTCGGTGGTGATCCTGTGA
- a CDS encoding family 16 glycosylhydrolase produces MPLDRRTFLLSSGAALAAGAGVATARPALAQPPALAQPPAAPLAWETVIGSGTFADYGALQAAWNYRYPWGSDHNGSARMYASATDHNHVYLESGGVLVLRASRITWDEGNSSSDPHLPIRYHSGAVHAKAHVVVDDRYPQWEVKGEFQAPSARGTWPAFWLTGADSWPPESDILEYKGDARNWFNTYDGGWDNTIVPVSNPGAWHTYRAWIAKVSATDVDIHYYLDGTWVGQHRGSNFVGAPMWIIINLQMEGSSGSPGPSGDTHYRARNLYVGRANNT; encoded by the coding sequence ATGCCGCTCGACCGCCGCACGTTCCTGCTCTCCTCCGGCGCCGCGCTCGCCGCCGGCGCCGGAGTCGCCACCGCCCGGCCCGCCCTCGCGCAGCCGCCCGCCCTGGCGCAGCCGCCCGCCGCGCCGCTCGCGTGGGAGACCGTCATCGGGTCCGGCACCTTCGCCGACTACGGCGCGCTCCAGGCCGCCTGGAACTACCGCTACCCGTGGGGCTCCGACCACAACGGCTCCGCGCGGATGTACGCCAGTGCCACCGACCACAACCACGTCTATCTGGAGTCCGGCGGCGTCCTCGTGCTCAGGGCGTCGCGCATCACCTGGGACGAGGGCAACAGCAGCAGCGATCCCCACCTGCCCATCCGCTACCACTCCGGTGCCGTCCACGCCAAGGCGCACGTCGTCGTCGACGACCGGTACCCGCAGTGGGAGGTCAAGGGCGAGTTCCAGGCGCCGTCCGCGCGCGGCACCTGGCCCGCGTTCTGGCTGACCGGCGCCGACAGTTGGCCGCCGGAGAGCGACATCCTGGAGTACAAGGGCGACGCCCGGAACTGGTTCAACACCTACGACGGCGGCTGGGACAACACCATCGTCCCGGTCTCCAACCCCGGTGCCTGGCACACCTATCGTGCCTGGATCGCCAAGGTCAGCGCCACCGACGTCGACATCCACTACTACCTCGACGGCACCTGGGTCGGTCAGCACCGCGGCTCGAACTTCGTCGGCGCCCCCATGTGGATCATCATCAACCTGCAGATGGAGGGTTCCTCGGGCTCCCCCGGTCCCTCCGGCGACACCCACTACCGCGCCCGGAACCTCTACGTCGGCCGGGCGAACAACACCTGA
- a CDS encoding LacI family DNA-binding transcriptional regulator: MSRPPTLEDVARVAGVSRATVSRVINATRNVDPAIQETVRAAVRTTGYAPNSAARSLVTRRTGAVGLVISGAGEGGDEAAYRRYVFSDPFFGRVVDGVMGALRPRGMHPMLMLAETADAREQVVAHLRQGIADGALLVSTHGEDPLPGMLTAADVTTVLFARPARPVPAGYVDLAHRDGARLAAEHLLARGCRRPVTISGPLDVLAGQERLDGFNQAMARHGHAYVPCAEGNFTAAGGEQSMTRLLREHPDLDGVFAANDLMARAAVQVLRDQGRRVPEDVAVIGFDDSSAATATRPELTTVRQPVEEMAGEMVRLLLAALESPEAPPASVIFEPELVVRESA; encoded by the coding sequence ATGAGCCGACCGCCGACGCTGGAGGACGTGGCCCGGGTCGCCGGAGTGTCCCGGGCCACGGTCTCGCGCGTGATCAACGCCACCCGGAACGTCGACCCGGCGATCCAGGAGACCGTCCGCGCGGCCGTCCGCACCACCGGCTACGCGCCCAACAGCGCGGCCCGCTCCCTCGTCACCCGGCGCACCGGCGCGGTGGGCCTGGTGATCTCCGGCGCCGGCGAGGGCGGCGACGAGGCCGCGTACCGGCGCTACGTCTTCTCCGATCCCTTCTTCGGCCGCGTCGTCGACGGCGTGATGGGCGCGCTGCGCCCGCGCGGGATGCACCCGATGCTGATGCTCGCCGAGACCGCGGACGCCCGCGAACAGGTCGTCGCCCACCTGCGCCAGGGCATCGCGGACGGCGCGCTGCTGGTCTCCACCCACGGCGAGGACCCGCTGCCGGGCATGCTCACGGCCGCGGACGTGACCACGGTGCTGTTCGCCCGCCCGGCCCGCCCCGTCCCCGCCGGCTACGTCGACCTGGCCCACCGCGACGGCGCCCGTCTGGCCGCCGAACACCTGCTGGCCCGCGGCTGCCGCCGGCCGGTCACGATCAGCGGCCCCCTGGACGTCCTGGCGGGACAGGAGCGGCTCGACGGCTTCAACCAGGCCATGGCCCGCCACGGCCACGCGTACGTCCCGTGCGCGGAGGGCAACTTCACGGCGGCCGGCGGCGAGCAGTCCATGACCCGGCTGCTGCGCGAACACCCGGACCTGGACGGCGTCTTCGCGGCGAACGACCTGATGGCCCGCGCGGCGGTGCAGGTGCTGCGCGACCAGGGCAGACGGGTCCCGGAGGACGTGGCGGTGATCGGCTTCGACGACAGCAGCGCGGCGACGGCGACGCGACCGGAGCTGACGACGGTGCGCCAGCCGGTGGAGGAGATGGCCGGCGAGATGGTCCGGCTGCTGCTGGCCGCACTGGAGTCGCCGGAGGCCCCGCCGGCGTCGGTGATCTTCGAACCGGAGCTGGTGGTACGGGAGTCGGCGTAA
- a CDS encoding discoidin domain-containing protein → MHPQPPARPGTARPRGAKRLPAVAAVVAAGALLAGLTTALPAGAQPAPEPSAAAASVVEVTGSQGDWQLTVDGQPYTVKGLTWGPPVAQAADYMPDVASLGANTVRTWGTDATTRPLLDAAAANGVKVIAGFWLQPGGGPGSGGCVDYVTDTAYKNDMLAEFPRWVEEYRDHPGVLMWNVGNESVLGLQNCYEGAELERQRDAYTTFVNDVAKRIHEVDPNHPVTSTDAWVGAWPYYKKNAPDLDLYAVNSYAAVCDVRAAWEAGGYDKPYIVTEGGPAGEWEVEDDANGVPEEPSDVAKAEGYGSAWDCVTGHDGVALGATLFHYGIENDFGGVWFNLTPDRQRRLSYYAVKEAYGRDTGGDNTPPVISGLAAENPGSVPAGREFTLSADVADPDGDAVTYEVLVNSNYIDQDKALRPAQFRQTGDGTFAVTAPDRLGVWKVYLRAADGKGNVGIETLSVKVVPPPVDGTNVAQGKPSTASTEQTDAYGGCPCEAGDATDGSYTTRWASSWADPQWLSVDLGERTTFSHVQLAWEGAFAKAYAIQVSDDGQSWQTVYETAAGNGGIDDLEVSGTGRYVRMNGTARGTGYGYSLYEFGVYR, encoded by the coding sequence ATGCACCCTCAACCCCCCGCACGCCCCGGCACGGCGAGACCCCGGGGCGCCAAGCGCCTGCCGGCCGTCGCCGCCGTGGTCGCCGCCGGAGCCCTGCTGGCCGGCCTGACGACCGCCCTCCCGGCCGGCGCACAGCCCGCCCCCGAGCCCTCGGCCGCCGCCGCGAGCGTCGTCGAGGTCACCGGCTCGCAGGGCGACTGGCAGCTCACCGTCGACGGCCAGCCGTACACCGTCAAGGGCCTGACCTGGGGCCCGCCCGTCGCCCAGGCCGCGGACTACATGCCCGACGTCGCGTCCCTGGGCGCCAACACGGTACGCACCTGGGGCACCGACGCCACCACCAGGCCGCTGCTCGACGCCGCCGCCGCCAACGGCGTCAAGGTCATCGCCGGCTTCTGGCTCCAGCCCGGCGGCGGCCCGGGCAGCGGCGGCTGCGTCGACTACGTCACGGACACCGCGTACAAGAACGACATGCTCGCCGAGTTCCCCCGCTGGGTCGAGGAGTACCGCGACCACCCCGGGGTGCTGATGTGGAACGTCGGCAACGAGTCGGTCCTCGGGCTGCAGAACTGCTACGAGGGCGCCGAGCTGGAGCGCCAGCGCGACGCGTACACCACCTTCGTCAACGACGTCGCGAAGCGCATCCACGAGGTCGACCCGAACCACCCGGTGACCTCCACGGACGCCTGGGTCGGCGCCTGGCCGTACTACAAGAAGAACGCCCCCGACCTCGACCTGTACGCCGTCAACTCCTACGCCGCCGTCTGCGACGTGCGCGCGGCGTGGGAGGCCGGCGGGTACGACAAGCCGTACATCGTCACCGAGGGCGGCCCGGCCGGCGAGTGGGAGGTCGAGGACGACGCCAACGGCGTGCCCGAGGAGCCGTCCGACGTCGCCAAGGCCGAGGGCTACGGCAGCGCGTGGGACTGCGTCACCGGCCACGACGGCGTCGCGCTCGGCGCCACCCTCTTCCACTACGGCATCGAGAACGACTTCGGCGGCGTGTGGTTCAACCTCACCCCGGACAGGCAGCGGCGGCTGTCGTACTACGCGGTCAAGGAGGCGTACGGCCGCGACACGGGCGGCGACAACACCCCTCCCGTGATCTCCGGCCTCGCGGCCGAGAACCCCGGATCCGTGCCGGCGGGCAGGGAGTTCACGCTCTCCGCGGACGTCGCGGACCCGGACGGGGACGCCGTGACGTACGAGGTGCTCGTCAACAGCAACTACATCGACCAGGACAAGGCGCTGCGGCCGGCGCAGTTCCGGCAGACCGGCGACGGGACGTTCGCGGTGACGGCACCGGACCGGCTCGGCGTGTGGAAGGTGTACCTCCGGGCGGCGGACGGCAAGGGCAACGTCGGCATCGAGACGCTGTCGGTGAAGGTCGTCCCGCCCCCGGTCGACGGCACCAACGTCGCGCAGGGCAAGCCGTCCACGGCGTCCACCGAGCAGACCGACGCCTACGGCGGCTGCCCCTGCGAGGCCGGCGACGCCACCGACGGCAGCTACACCACCCGCTGGGCCAGCTCGTGGGCCGACCCGCAGTGGCTGAGCGTGGACCTCGGCGAGCGGACGACGTTCTCGCACGTCCAGCTCGCGTGGGAGGGGGCCTTCGCCAAGGCGTACGCGATCCAGGTCTCCGACGACGGGCAGAGCTGGCAGACGGTGTACGAGACCGCCGCGGGAAACGGCGGGATCGACGACCTGGAGGTCTCCGGCACCGGCCGCTACGTGCGGATGAACGGCACCGCGCGGGGCACCGGATACGGGTACTCGCTCTACGAGTTCGGCGTGTACCGCTGA
- a CDS encoding DUF1996 domain-containing protein: MRRSRLYAVLLPALALALCVTALGAIAVTGETASARTTAAAADDADQPAHAGHAQPRPAVSGDDPDGDGYIPAEPPVTGVVPSDKEPPHRYFHEFQANCSVTHTKPDDPIVYPGQPGKSHDHTFMGNDTTDAHSTTASLDAGGTACKAPGDKSGYWMPTVLNGGRPVLPVGEQVIYYKAGVTDYTSVRPFPKGLRFVVGNPLQSAEEFRNHPGFVEGWECGESYFNVDIPATCPGSQDTQLNIRMQAPSCWDGRYLDTPDHKSHMAYPVVKAGTNNDVCPQSHPVALPMIEFKMAFPVNGDMSRVALSSGRGYSFHYDFINVWDDATLKALVDHCVVGALQCNARGYDETHPEAGAALNEDYELP; encoded by the coding sequence ATGAGGAGATCGCGCCTCTACGCCGTACTCCTGCCGGCCCTGGCCCTGGCCCTGTGCGTCACCGCACTCGGTGCCATCGCCGTCACCGGCGAGACGGCCAGCGCCCGCACCACGGCGGCAGCCGCCGACGACGCGGACCAACCCGCACACGCCGGCCACGCCCAGCCCCGCCCCGCCGTCTCCGGCGACGACCCCGACGGCGACGGCTACATCCCCGCGGAACCGCCCGTCACCGGCGTCGTACCGTCCGACAAGGAGCCGCCCCACCGCTACTTCCACGAGTTCCAGGCCAACTGCTCCGTCACCCACACCAAGCCCGACGACCCCATCGTCTACCCCGGCCAGCCCGGCAAGTCCCACGACCACACCTTCATGGGCAACGACACCACCGACGCGCACAGCACCACCGCCTCCCTCGACGCCGGCGGCACCGCGTGCAAGGCGCCCGGCGACAAGTCCGGCTACTGGATGCCCACCGTCCTCAACGGCGGCCGGCCCGTGCTGCCCGTGGGCGAGCAGGTCATCTACTACAAGGCCGGCGTCACCGACTACACCAGCGTCCGCCCGTTCCCCAAGGGGCTGCGCTTCGTCGTCGGCAACCCGCTGCAGAGCGCCGAGGAGTTCCGCAACCACCCGGGCTTCGTCGAGGGCTGGGAGTGCGGCGAGAGCTACTTCAACGTCGACATCCCCGCCACCTGCCCCGGCTCCCAGGACACCCAGCTCAACATCCGGATGCAGGCCCCCAGTTGCTGGGACGGCCGCTACCTGGACACCCCGGACCACAAGAGCCACATGGCGTACCCCGTGGTCAAGGCCGGTACGAACAACGACGTCTGCCCGCAGAGCCACCCGGTGGCGCTGCCGATGATCGAGTTCAAGATGGCGTTCCCCGTGAACGGCGACATGTCGCGGGTCGCGCTCTCCAGCGGTCGCGGCTACTCCTTCCACTACGACTTCATCAACGTCTGGGACGACGCGACGCTCAAGGCGCTCGTCGACCACTGCGTCGTCGGCGCGCTCCAGTGCAACGCGCGCGGCTACGACGAGACCCACCCCGAAGCCGGCGCGGCCCTCAACGAGGACTACGAGCTTCCCTGA
- a CDS encoding class I SAM-dependent methyltransferase yields MPDSDLTPYWNTNVARHPGILRAVPEGCRDALDVGCGDGLLVRKLAARAERVTGVDSSPEMIASAREQAAGRPGVGFVAGDFLTADLPAAGYDFVCSVSAVHHMDFTAALARMRDLLRPGGVLVVVGLAREASVGDWAVTVAAAPVVRTAKVLRRASGPAAMPCADPRMSYGAVRAEARRLLPGVDYRRHVLRRYSLTWRAP; encoded by the coding sequence ATGCCGGACTCCGACCTGACGCCGTACTGGAACACCAACGTCGCGCGCCACCCGGGCATCCTGCGCGCCGTCCCCGAGGGGTGCCGCGACGCGCTCGACGTCGGCTGCGGCGACGGCCTCCTCGTGCGCAAGCTCGCCGCGCGGGCGGAGCGCGTCACCGGCGTCGACAGCTCCCCGGAGATGATCGCCAGCGCGCGCGAGCAGGCCGCCGGCCGCCCCGGGGTCGGCTTCGTCGCGGGCGACTTCCTCACCGCCGACCTGCCCGCCGCCGGCTACGACTTCGTCTGCTCTGTCTCGGCCGTGCACCACATGGACTTCACCGCCGCCCTCGCCCGGATGCGTGACCTGCTGCGTCCCGGCGGCGTCCTCGTGGTCGTCGGCCTCGCCCGCGAGGCGAGCGTCGGGGACTGGGCCGTCACGGTCGCCGCGGCGCCCGTCGTACGGACGGCGAAGGTGCTGCGTCGCGCCTCCGGTCCGGCCGCCATGCCCTGCGCCGACCCGCGGATGAGCTACGGCGCGGTCCGCGCGGAGGCCCGCCGTCTGCTCCCGGGCGTGGACTACCGCCGCCACGTGCTGCGCCGCTACAGTCTCACCTGGCGCGCCCCCTGA
- a CDS encoding DUF4232 domain-containing protein has product MDAGAPTAPGNPTPVEVDGVTVTRVHTEAATAAPVRVEFEITNRGAEAMTYTVTFEVRAASGEALSYPTQIVQAVPAGRTVPGQVEVSEPRARGGGAQVQIGEVRSVPADEAPSEGGPCPPAGVRLYADRGDAAMGLRVVGLHLENCGTGVHRLEGYPRLQLLDEDHREIGGVRIHRGGAAIAAGTGADNPPRPLELKPGERAMTLLVWRNTVEAGDPVNVPYVRVRAKPGAAPVTVTPELDLGTTGELGVGAWQKT; this is encoded by the coding sequence GTGGACGCCGGGGCGCCGACCGCGCCCGGCAACCCGACGCCGGTGGAGGTCGACGGCGTGACCGTCACCCGCGTCCACACGGAGGCGGCCACCGCGGCGCCGGTGCGGGTGGAGTTCGAGATCACGAACCGCGGGGCGGAGGCGATGACGTACACCGTCACCTTCGAGGTACGCGCCGCCTCCGGTGAGGCGCTGTCGTACCCGACGCAGATCGTGCAGGCGGTGCCGGCGGGCCGTACGGTGCCGGGGCAGGTCGAGGTCTCGGAGCCGCGGGCGCGCGGCGGCGGCGCGCAGGTGCAGATCGGCGAGGTGCGCAGCGTCCCGGCGGACGAGGCACCCTCGGAGGGCGGGCCGTGCCCGCCGGCGGGGGTGCGGCTGTACGCAGACAGGGGCGACGCCGCGATGGGGCTGCGCGTGGTCGGGCTGCACCTGGAGAACTGCGGCACCGGGGTCCACCGGCTGGAGGGGTACCCGCGCCTGCAACTCCTGGACGAGGACCACCGGGAGATCGGCGGCGTACGCATCCACCGCGGTGGCGCCGCCATCGCCGCCGGCACGGGCGCGGACAACCCGCCCCGGCCGCTGGAACTGAAGCCGGGAGAGCGGGCGATGACCCTGCTGGTGTGGCGCAACACCGTGGAGGCGGGCGATCCGGTCAACGTCCCGTACGTACGGGTGCGGGCGAAGCCCGGCGCGGCACCGGTGACGGTGACCCCGGAACTCGACCTCGGCACGACGGGCGAACTCGGCGTCGGCGCCTGGCAGAAGACGTAA
- a CDS encoding dihydrofolate reductase, with protein sequence MNVGLIWAQARGGVIGADNAVPWRLPEDMAHFRAATLGHPVVMGRRTWDSLPSRFRPLPGRRNVVVTRDPRWAADGAVRAGSVDRALESAAGGPGATVWVIGGGEVYRAALPHATTLSVTEVDTAVAGDTYAPAPGPEWRLAEDGGWQLSRTGLRYRIRTFTR encoded by the coding sequence GTGAACGTAGGGCTGATCTGGGCGCAGGCGCGCGGCGGCGTGATCGGCGCGGACAACGCCGTTCCGTGGCGCCTGCCCGAGGACATGGCGCACTTCAGGGCGGCCACCCTCGGCCACCCGGTGGTGATGGGGCGCAGGACGTGGGATTCGCTGCCGTCGCGGTTCCGGCCGCTGCCCGGCAGGCGCAACGTCGTGGTGACGCGCGACCCGCGGTGGGCGGCGGACGGCGCCGTGCGCGCCGGGTCCGTCGACCGGGCGCTGGAGTCGGCCGCGGGCGGGCCCGGCGCCACGGTGTGGGTGATCGGCGGCGGGGAGGTCTACCGGGCCGCGCTGCCGCACGCCACGACGCTCTCGGTCACGGAGGTCGACACGGCGGTGGCCGGCGACACGTACGCGCCGGCGCCCGGACCGGAGTGGCGGCTCGCCGAGGACGGCGGCTGGCAGCTCAGCCGCACCGGCCTGCGCTACCGCATCCGCACCTTCACCAGGTGA
- a CDS encoding thymidylate synthase — protein sequence MADTQYEDLLRTVLTSGTAKADRTGTGTRSVFGHQLRYDLAQGFPLITTKKVHLKSIVYELLWFLRGDSNVGWLQEHGVTIWDEWADAEGELGPVYGVQWRSWPTPDGRHIDQISDVLDTLRRNPDSRRMIVSAWNVAELEGMALPPCHAFFQFYVAEGRLSCQLYQRSADLFLGVPFNIAGYALLTHMVAQQTGLEPGDFIWTGGDCHIYDNHVDQVTEQLARAPYEFPKLRLRQADSLFDYAYADVEVVGYRHHPAIKAPVAV from the coding sequence GTGGCGGACACCCAGTACGAAGACCTGTTGCGAACCGTGCTCACCTCCGGGACGGCCAAGGCCGACCGGACGGGCACCGGCACCCGGAGTGTCTTCGGACACCAACTGCGCTACGACCTCGCGCAGGGCTTCCCGCTGATCACCACCAAGAAGGTGCATCTGAAGTCCATCGTGTACGAGCTGCTGTGGTTCCTGCGCGGCGACTCCAACGTCGGCTGGCTCCAGGAGCACGGCGTCACCATCTGGGACGAGTGGGCCGACGCCGAGGGCGAGCTGGGCCCCGTCTACGGCGTGCAGTGGCGCTCCTGGCCCACGCCGGACGGCAGGCATATCGACCAGATCAGCGACGTGCTCGACACGCTGCGCCGCAACCCCGACTCCCGCCGGATGATCGTCTCCGCCTGGAACGTCGCCGAACTGGAGGGCATGGCGCTGCCGCCGTGCCACGCCTTCTTCCAGTTCTACGTCGCCGAGGGCAGGCTCTCCTGCCAGCTCTACCAGCGCAGCGCCGACCTCTTCCTCGGCGTCCCGTTCAACATCGCCGGCTACGCCCTGCTCACGCACATGGTGGCGCAGCAGACCGGCCTCGAACCGGGTGACTTCATCTGGACCGGCGGCGACTGCCACATCTACGACAACCACGTCGACCAGGTGACGGAGCAGCTTGCGCGCGCCCCGTACGAGTTCCCGAAGCTGCGGCTGCGCCAGGCCGACTCGCTCTTCGACTACGCCTACGCGGACGTCGAGGTGGTCGGCTACCGGCACCACCCGGCCATCAAGGCCCCGGTCGCGGTGTGA
- a CDS encoding MFS transporter, whose protein sequence is MTDTATTVAEDGRADRVGPSSGPGPTLLALATAGLVVSLQQTLVLPLLPQLMQTFDISVAAVSWVFTATLLAGAVATPLLSRFGDMYGKKKMISVTMGLLVAGSVVCAISDSLAVLIVGRALQGASSAVIPLAIGMIRDSYPREKVTTAIGVVSATLGVGGAVGMLVAGLIADNTDSHHPVFWIAAAMAAVGLLFVLFCTRDSGRRAGGRPDLVGAALLAGWLVSLLIGISQGNSWGWTDARILGLFAAAVVLCAVWVAVELRIREPLVRLQILVGPQSLSANLASLLLGFSMFAAFTLISNFIQTPESEVGYGLSGSVLDVGLYLLPSTFTMLIFSALSGRIEARVGAAWTLSLGSVVAGVAYVWLALMHDSALDIMIFSGIQGLGIGIAYAALGTLAVQHVPMDQSGIASGINSLVRTAGGSIASAATAAVLAAQVIDGTEVPTVDAYVLCFVVAGIAAGAAAAIAAVHGLRHGRK, encoded by the coding sequence ATGACAGACACCGCCACCACGGTGGCCGAGGACGGCCGCGCCGACCGGGTCGGCCCGTCCTCCGGACCCGGCCCGACGCTGCTCGCGCTGGCCACCGCCGGGCTCGTCGTATCGCTGCAGCAGACGCTGGTGCTGCCCCTGCTCCCCCAGCTCATGCAGACGTTCGACATCTCCGTCGCCGCCGTCTCGTGGGTCTTCACCGCGACGCTGCTCGCCGGGGCGGTCGCCACGCCGCTGCTGTCCCGCTTCGGCGACATGTACGGCAAGAAGAAGATGATCTCGGTGACGATGGGGCTGCTCGTCGCCGGCTCCGTCGTCTGCGCGATATCCGACTCCCTCGCCGTCCTCATCGTCGGCCGCGCCCTCCAGGGCGCCTCCTCGGCCGTCATCCCGCTGGCCATCGGGATGATCCGCGACTCCTACCCGCGCGAGAAGGTCACCACCGCCATCGGCGTCGTCAGCGCCACCCTCGGCGTCGGCGGTGCCGTCGGCATGCTCGTCGCCGGCCTCATCGCCGACAACACCGACTCGCACCACCCGGTCTTCTGGATAGCCGCCGCCATGGCCGCCGTCGGGCTGCTGTTCGTCCTCTTCTGCACCCGCGACTCCGGCCGCCGCGCCGGCGGCCGCCCCGACCTCGTCGGCGCCGCCCTGCTCGCGGGCTGGCTCGTCAGCCTGCTGATCGGCATCAGCCAGGGCAACTCGTGGGGCTGGACCGACGCCCGCATCCTCGGCCTGTTCGCGGCGGCGGTCGTGCTGTGCGCGGTGTGGGTGGCCGTCGAACTGAGGATCCGCGAGCCGCTGGTACGGCTGCAGATCCTGGTCGGCCCCCAGTCCCTGTCGGCCAACCTGGCCTCGCTGCTCCTGGGCTTCTCGATGTTCGCGGCCTTCACCCTGATCTCGAACTTCATCCAGACCCCCGAGAGCGAGGTGGGCTACGGACTCAGCGGCTCGGTGCTGGACGTCGGCCTGTACCTCCTGCCCAGCACCTTCACCATGCTGATCTTCTCCGCGCTCTCCGGCCGCATCGAGGCCCGGGTCGGCGCCGCCTGGACCCTGTCCCTCGGCTCGGTCGTCGCGGGCGTCGCGTACGTCTGGCTGGCGCTCATGCACGACTCCGCCCTGGACATCATGATCTTCAGCGGCATCCAGGGCCTCGGCATCGGCATCGCCTACGCGGCCCTCGGCACGCTCGCCGTCCAGCACGTGCCGATGGACCAGAGCGGCATCGCCAGCGGCATCAACTCCCTCGTCCGTACCGCCGGCGGCAGCATCGCCAGCGCCGCGACCGCGGCGGTGCTGGCGGCACAGGTCATCGACGGCACCGAGGTGCCGACCGTGGACGCGTACGTCCTGTGCTTCGTCGTCGCCGGCATCGCGGCGGGCGCGGCGGCGGCCATCGCGGCCGTGCACGGGCTGCGGCACGGCCGCAAGTAG